The sequence ACTTACTTTGTTGCATTATTGACTATGACGTAGTTTAGTTTACATTACATTTTTCAAATCCTGATTTTTACCTGTAATTGTTGCTTCAcctcaaaaaataaagaaagtgtTCAAGTTGTTCTTTATGGTGTAAAAGAAATGATTAGATTGAAACAATCAGTAATAATATTAGACAAGAAAGTATTCGGACAAGAGCGCGGTTGAGATTACACCGATTAAACACAAGACTGATGCAAAATCTGCAAACTTATTTGATGATCCAGAGAAGAAGTAAATCTTGTGGCTACTGCTCTCTCCTCTGAAGCCTCTAACAATCATGGCCTGCAcataaacagaacaaaatgCTTAGTTCTTCAACAGAGAGTTCGTATCTGATTTTCAAATAATGAAAGACCTCTCTACACCACACAGAAATCTAGTTGACCTGTGATATTTGCTCGGCATGGCGAAATATGTTCTTGAAGATGCGGCGTATGAAAGATGCGAAAACTACAAAAGCAGCCACTTGTAAGATGAGTTCTGGAAAGACTGAAAACAAGATATAGTGtctgaaaaaaaagagagaagaaagttaCTATCAAGTGTCTCCAGAACAGTAAGCTGCTGCCAGTTTACTCTTCGAGATACGATCCCCAATGCAACACTTCGGACCTACAATGTAACATGTGCAGAACATACCATTATGTGGTTTTAGAACTTGGAATAACTAGGCTGATTGATACAGTATACGCTAAGCAGGGACATGAATCGTTACCTCATCGAAAACCAAATTAATGAATCTTAGTGAAAGCAAGAGTGTGAGGATGATTTCACCAACTGGAACACCAATATTATTCAACGGAAACAAGAACCAACGTAAAGCTAGTGCAAGTTGCTCAGGTGTTGTGGTTGCAAGGCAAATACTAGCACTTTGAAAGATCtgtgacaacaaaaaaacaccaaatcttCCATTAGGTGAACGAAacgaagggaaaaaaaaagagtggaaGTAGCAAACAAAACAGACTTACTATAAAGGTTAAGCATGCGGCTGTGCTTCCAACAGATAAACCTTTCCTAGTGAATTGCAAAGGTCCAAACTTCAGTAACATGTACGAATAACCACTTAAAGACATTGGAAGATTAGGCAAGCTTGTGACTGAAGATGGTGGAGTTCTTGACTGAAGCATTGGTGGTGCACCATCTGAACCTAGCCCCAAGGTTATGAAGAGAATACCCGAAAGGAGTGACACTCTCGCCAATTGATCCTTAcatgaaaagagagaagataaaCAAGTTCCAAGCAGAgcaaaagaaacagagttttgtgtgacagaggaaaaagaagaactTACCATCCATACTTGTCTTGGGAGAACAAGGATTGACAAAAGAGCTGTACATAGAACAAGTCCCAAACGCACAACTATATTAGCTCTAGCTGGAAGAACTACTAGAGTTAATAACCATACCTAACACATATATGCAAATACCAAAACTCAGCTGTATAgcaaagtaacaaaaaaaaaaagaagaattggaTTCACAAAATTGGATTCTAGAATGAAGAATTCGATATACCAATTTGATTCTAGGATCGACAGAATGGAGAAATGTCACAGGGGACGATATGAATTGGCCAATGGGGCTTCCCGTAGCGCTTGAAATCAATCTGAAGACATTCTCGGCTCCAAGTCTTGGAATTGGTAACCGGTTGATCCAGTTACCGGTTTTACCTTCTCCGTCGACATTGGCTCTAACCAAGAAAACCCTTTTCGAGGGGAGATGAGACGGAGTCGCATTGAGCTTAGGGTTTGCGAAGTTCCGGTTAGGAATTGAAGATCGGAGATGACGAATTGGGTGTTTAGGGCTTAGGGTTACGGTGAGCGAGAGAGATGGAAGTGTGAGATTGGAGTGACTCATGAGTTTCAATTTCAGATTGATTCAGACATAAGCCCTAGAGCGGGAAACTCCTATCTGGTGGTACTTTAGAGAGATACTACTACTGTAAACTGTACTTTAATTTGCTGGTTCTGTCGGGTGTTGACTTTGGGTCTCAGAATAGaacaaaagtcaaaataaaccaaaatttgcGATTCCGGTTCTTGTTCCAATTTTGATGTGTATAAAAGCAAAGGGATGGGCGTTAAAGCTCATTTTTGATAAAGACTCGTTTTAGATTCGTACACACACACTGTATGAAATCTTTGCTCATAGACCAAAACCAAGACTTGcataatttgattacaacaTATGAAAATGTAACACaattttaaagatatattttgctgtcaaaaaagaaaaaaaaaattaagagtatATAGATGCATATTACTGTCTGGGAGCATTTTTGACAATTTCTGAGGAGATGGAAAAAGTTGGCTCGAGGGCTTTTTGAATATTCCAGGCGGTTCGGCCTAAGCTGCATGTTGTTTCTAGTAATTTTCCGGTGGTTTTTCCGACATTCTTTCCAAAACTGTAGTGCGGTGATCACAAAAATGTGAATACTTTGTTACATTTAAGTATTTAACTCAAGAAATGTATCCAGACATAATTCAATTTCAAATTTGAGGACCATCACAAAGTGAATTTTTTACCTCTTACTCACTAGTCTAGTAGCAGCCATGGATGTGGCAGAATGACTTTGTATTTCTGCCGCCTCAGCAGCACCAAGTATTTTATCTATTGATCACATAAAACaatttatctgttttttttaaaatttcttatcatttctgttttttttaaatttcttatcaTTTTGATCCCAAAAACTTCGATATCAATCAATGAAGTTGAGTAGAGATTGACAATTAAAGGAGCTATTCTATGTTACTTACTAAAAGAATCAAGTGAAGCCAAGATAACCTCTCCTGGAGCAGTGGATAACAATGCTTTCCCTAACTTCGACTTAACCACCGGAGCTACCATCACACTGCTCATCATATCTCCACCTTCTAAGACCGTGAGCCCTATCTCTTCGCTCGCCTTCCAGAGCTTCTCAACTCTATGTTACATCCAATAAAACAGACATGATTTGGTTCAATAGAAGGAGACAAGAGCCCAACATTTCAGTGTTTGATGCTAATATATACAACTTTGCAGGGTTTAGacattaaaaacaacaaaacttgatATACCTTTGAATATTTGTGTTGAGTTTATTCTTCTTATTGTTGTCACCTCCATCGGTTTCTGATATGTCACCACTTCTGTCTTCAACTTCTTTTGCAATCGTTGTTACACCTCCTCCCTTGCGAAtctgtttttattattagaaaataaaaaccgtataatatataaaaagctaCAATTATATGTGCGTCTTAAATCTCAGTGTTcatatagtaatttttttaaaaccaacaCAAAAGTAAGATGATTTATACACAGAAGTGTTAATATCTAGATTTAAATCACAATAATGGAATATTAACACTGATAAGCATCATGAGAGGGGCTATCAGACCTTCTTAGAGTAAGAATTGCTACAAGTGAAGATTCCCTTGATGATATGCCCCGTTCCTTCAGCGATGGCCTTTGCTACAACGCTTTTGTATTCTTCAGCCTGCGGTGCAAACTCCTCCCAATCAATTTCATTGCTATTTTTACTAGAAGTACTCGAAGATTTCTCCCCCATGAAATCTTCTAGAAAATTAAGGTTTCCTACAATTTCTCCGTCTTCCCCTGAGAAACTCAACGCTAGCTTCAACGGTTCGGATTTCACGTTTTGGGGAGATTGGTTTTGTTGGGTTGATGAGGACATCGTGTCTTTTTGTTCTTAGTACTTTAAGAGTGATTTCTATGTGTGGCTCGTTCGAATGATATTGGAGGGTGGAAGGTAATGACATAAAAACTTAGAACATTTGATCATATTAATAGCCAAGATAAAACGTAAGACCACAGAATATGATCGAATAGTTTGATAATGAAGAATTAGTTTCTGGTTGGAACTAGCAATGTTATTTCAAATAGCTCAACttgttaataatatttgatttcatctATAGAGACAACTTGATCAACATGTAAAAGTGAATATTTAAACGAAACCTGACCGTGTCATATTTTCCAAGACTTCATCAGTTGCTTGTTTTTATTGAGCCATTAAACTGGTTCTTGTGTGGGATAAAATTgataatgtatgtatatataatccCAAGTGTATTATTCTCCTCAAAGGATATCCTCCACCATTAGATTTTATATGTTGTGTtctaaaatattgacaaaatcaAATAGTTTACTAATATATAACGACATTAAGAGATTGATATGTATATTAAGAAGAGGGcgtcaaattaaaaaaaataattggtttGACTAATCTTTCATGTATTAGCTGTCGTACAATGTTTAATCGATTAGaactcaaacaaaacaacaaactaaaCTTGTTTAATGTACTGTACTCATTGTAAATTGGTTTTTGAGCTAAAATCATACATCTTACACACTTTGCGGAGCTTATTACATTTCAAGTAGCTCATTAATGCATTACCActactacaagaaaatagtaaTATTGCAACTTCAAAAATTATTGCAATAGATCAATATATTATTGCAAAAAAATAGAATTGCAACAATATTCCAACCAATTACATGTCTTGCTGATTGGGCGTTGCAAATTCTTATTTATTGCATATACATTACAAATTTGCAAAGAACTAATCTCTTGCTATATTTGTTGTATTAATGCAACAACATTTCTATAGtaattttgttgtataattACAACATACATTTGCAACTTGAATGGTCGTAAATCATTGCTATGAAAGGCATAGCAAATACCGTAGCAAATTTGTGATAACTAATTTGCAAGATACTTTTCTTGCATAATATTTGTTACGATGACCTGAGCAAAATTCATTGCAAGTATGATCATGTGATCTACAAAAAATACTTACTTATTTAGCattattatgaaaatatatgggCACTATTCTTTTGTTAATCACTTGATCGACATATATTAAGtgtcatcaaaataattttgtaatattatctATTTGGCGTGTGAATTAtagttaaattataaaataaatcaatataacacttcaataattgaaaatatataataacataagtTTGAGTAATgcaaaaatcaataaataaataaggaaCAACATCcaacaaattataaatacttGAACATCAAAAGATAAATAGaagccaaaataaaataaataaaaacttaaaatttataatttatagaaaacaaatgatCTTCATCATTATCTCCAAGTTTCCCCTGCTCGTTCCTTCATCCTTTATATATGCCACATAAAGATCTTCTTAAATTGGGATTAACCAATATTTTTCTGCCGATAAACTCTCTCAAGCACACATATCGAGAAACTTTCAAACTTTTTCAGCTCCGACGCCGGCGAAGCTCCGACTTGCCGGCGTCAGGTCTCTCATTCTCTTTCCGTTGCTGTTTACTTGTCCTGCTTCCTTTTATTCCTTTGTTGGTGCTTATCTCAATCAATCCAAATCGCTCAGATTCATCCTCAAACCTTCTCTTCCCCGTTGGAAAGCCTTCTTGTCCGCTCCTTCTCCAGAGACAGCCGGCGAGAGAGGTCTCTGTTGACCCTCAACCCGACTCAATCCCTCTCTCCAAATTCTCTGATGCGGCTAGTAATCCTGACGCCTCTCTCAGTGCACAGATCTGAAAAAATCCTCGCCTTGTCTGAACCTCGCCTTGTCTAAAAGcataaacaaaatatcttaaaacttaattttatataaaaagatttaaaaccAGCACTAACCCTCACACTCATatacaaaactatttttttttttaatagctaaGAGGTTTTGGGCGACactaactaatttcaaattaatggataaaatttaaataatattatataaactataaagtattATACACATTAACATAtgtttactttcacaacaactaattttgattgatttaactctaaaataaaaaaattttgattaattaaattccaactgaatataataatttttaaataaataaagcaaataaattacaaatatctcaatattattataaaaaacttgaaatatctatatatttgatccaacataatgttttttagtaaattatataaaatatgcaaaaacaaaaatccggCGGTATACttcgggttaaaatctagttgatTGTTAAATGTCATACACTCATACCATAcatcagaatttttttataaagtaggtattgttttttttacattagtTGTGGAGAGGGTACATAATTATGGTGAACACGAAGAAGTGCATATGACCAATCTCCAATGTCTAATATGGCTCACTTTTGAAGCTTTTTAACTGTTCATTAGTCAAAATTCTCTTACTCGATGTCATCTAAAACAGTAAATTgaccaaacaataaaacaataaatcatcAACCtttcaatatacaaaaaaaaaaaattaagcttttAATTAGAATAAGTATTAATATTTTGCAATGAAAAAAAGTAccaggaaaataaataaaaaagggttGGAGAAAGTGGTTTGAAAAGCAAACCCGTTTTGACACTATCAAAGATGCATGTTTTCCATTTTCGATGAAGgcaaaatcttagtttttgtgCTGGGTTTGGTAGTGTAGGAAACTCAAGTTTTATAGTTTCGTTGGcttattaaattattaagataccattttctaattataagattttaagaTCTTCTTTTCTATGaatgccttttaacaaaaaaaaaaaaaaaaattaattgaatcaCCTATAGTTTTAACTAtgcaatacattttttttttattaagtcaGTTACAAACATTCAAATATTTATCTAGAAATTTTGTGTATAAAATAAAGTTGCAAAAGTGTTACTTAAAATGTTGCAAAAAATAGTTACAGATGTGCCACATACTTATACTAAAAATTTCTTGCAAAAAAGCAATGATTCACTAATGTTCACTAATGTTGAACTTTTAtgtaagaaaatttattttcgtcataaaaaaattgcaaaatggTAACGATAATTTGCTACAAAAATCTATGTTGTCATTTAGCaatgaatttttaataaaattgtgaCGTGTACTTATCATTGtaaaaatattgcaaaatttCTTGCAAAATTTTAACGAAAAGGGACGTTGCCAAAATTATGTTGCAAAAACaccattttcttgtagtgtacaAACTATAGCTGATCAGTCCTTATTACGTAGAGaatctaaatatgaaaagtGAGTTTGGTTTTGGGGTTTCCATCGATCATAACATACGTTGATAAAAGTAACTGAAAATACAACTCGCTATATATCACTTTCTTGGAGCATTTCTTACGATCCCGGATGTGAGAGAAGATGAAGGATAGAAAGTCTTGCGGATCTTAAGAACATTCCAGGCAGTTCCAGCCGCGTGGCCGGCTGT comes from Camelina sativa cultivar DH55 chromosome 19, Cs, whole genome shotgun sequence and encodes:
- the LOC104766055 gene encoding protein ABCI12, chloroplastic-like — translated: MSHSNLTLPSLSLTVTLSPKHPIRHLRSSIPNRNFANPKLNATPSHLPSKRVFLVRANVDGEGKTGNWINRLPIPRLGAENVFRLISSATGSPIGQFISSPVTFLHSVDPRIKLVWLLTLVVLPARANIVVRLGLVLCTALLSILVLPRQVWMDQLARVSLLSGILFITLGLGSDGAPPMLQSRTPPSSVTSLPNLPMSLSGYSYMLLKFGPLQFTRKGLSVGSTAACLTFIIFQSASICLATTTPEQLALALRWFLFPLNNIGVPVGEIILTLLLSLRFINLVFDEVRSVALGIVSRRVNWQQLTVLETLDIFASFIRRIFKNIFRHAEQISQAMIVRGFRGESSSHKIYFFSGSSNKFADFASVLCLIGVISTALLSEYFLV
- the LOC104767717 gene encoding protein EARLY-RESPONSIVE TO DEHYDRATION 7, chloroplastic-like, translated to MSSSTQQNQSPQNVKSEPLKLALSFSGEDGEIVGNLNFLEDFMGEKSSSTSTKAIAEGTGHIIKGIFTCSNSYSKKIRKGGGVTTIAKEVEDRSGDISETDGGDNNKKNKLNTNIQRVEKLWKASEEIGLTVLEGGDMMSSVMVAPVVKSKLGKALLSTAPGEVILASLDSFNKILGAAEAAEIQSHSATSMAATRLVSKR